One window of the Populus nigra chromosome 4, ddPopNigr1.1, whole genome shotgun sequence genome contains the following:
- the LOC133690692 gene encoding BEACH domain-containing protein B isoform X4, protein MNIVKGVADLIRRTSSGQTGESIQGSSSGRFSPPSPKICFSEVGDEVVLHTLWEKYENAVDKAEKKKLFHVFLKQFLMVFEKWEPTNASQLPEAALTTVPPVEYPLRVDDIIVGCSAGHPAEIILALTEEITQLTSLVSELNTRVDSPGNSTSLSITSEGLPLLNALTIIVRSMHNCRVFGYYGGIQKLTALMKGAVVQLKSITSELSGDESLSSISLDKTRLLQQILLYVVSIICGYIDLNTNLYEKAQLFSSHAEFFTPSWGASSNESSSGVKVPTETRLYWHQRAVVSVMEAGVLNWLVELLRVIRRLSMKEQRTDLSLQYLTLWTLHLALSNNPRGQNHFKSIGGLEVLLDGQGLPSINVLLWRNASHVGDERFAFYCRGENPLLKVFQLHVLSLTVLREAVFGNMNNLQFLCENGRIHKFANSFCSLSFLLQECERNTKDLSVQDDCQIPVSDLENENHVKMERSFPLPADAAYFKLWNEYVVKLSGVLCSFIVAPENIKPHHVQTNTGRIGMPISAAYGELSIKWVMGVLLTVFPCIKACSNQKELPNHLRVFANVLQHSVLDAFTKVLVSSPVSLEIFRKEGIWDLIFSENFFHFGPDSEEMAGECGSYNQGFPGQLDRNLSSSSISNQTKISSFEILQMEVISFVEFAATCNGTVDNLLEVSVLLDALEQCACHPDIAVVLAKSLLHILQLLPEKTIASFKSLSAVSRVLKVACIQAEECRRSGNMSPSLESKTLPLHGGQKPNSEKMGQSWFTCMDTCMELFTKFFSIADDAGSLVLCDWTCIDCLFDLFWEEGMRNHVFESILDLMKLVPSSLEDQKAKLHLCSKYLETFTQIKEREKSFAELSINLLVGMREMLMTDPAYYQALFRDGECFLHVVSLLNGNLDEVYGEKLVLNVLQTLTCLLENNDDSKASFRALVGKGYQTMQSLLLDFCQWRPSEALLNALLDMLVDGKFDIKSSPLIKNEDVIILYLGVLQKSSDSLRHYGLNMFQQLLRDSISNRASCVRAGMLNFLLDWFSQEDNDSTILKIAQLIQVVGGHSISGKDIRKIFALLRSEKVGMRQQYCSLLLTTVLSMLNEKGPTAFFDFNGNDSGIIVKTPVQWPLSKGFSFSCWLRVESFPRNGTMGLFSFLSENGKGCLAAVGNERLIYESINLKRQRIQFHINLASKKWHFLCITHSIGRAFSGGSLLRCYVNGDLVASERCRYAKVNELLTSSSIGMKINLPHNEEEIFPDSIRDFFSFHGQIGPVYLFSDAISSEQVQGIYSLGPSYMYSFLDNEATPFYDSSLPSGILDSKDGLSSKIIFGLNAQASDGKKLFNVSLVTDHALDKKAFEATVMAGTQLCSRRMLQQIIYCVGGVSVFFPLISQSDRYDNEESGSFEHALLTPITKERLTAEVIELIASVLDDNLANQQQMHLLSGFSILGFLLQSVPPELLNLETLSALKHLFNLAANCGLAELLVKDAISCIFLNPFIWVYTVYKVQRELYMFLIQQFDNDPRLLKSLCQLPRVIDIIRQFYWDNSKSRFAIGSKPLRHPITKVIIGERPNREETHKIRLLLLSLGEMSLRQCIGTADIKAIIAFFETSQDTACIEDVLHMVIRALSQKQLLVAFLEQVNLIGGCHIFVNLLQREYEPIRLLSLQFLGRLLVGLQSERKPPRLFNLSVGRSRSVSESQKKVSSKMQPVFSAISDRLFRFPLTDNLCAALFDVLLGGASPKQVLQKYNQVDKQRSKGNNSHFLVPQILVIIFGFLSSCEDVSTRMKIIRDLLDLLDSNSSNIEALMEYGWNAWLTATLKLNVIKDYIVESQDQTHSERLEQNLVRSLFCVVLCHYMLSVKGGWQQLEETVNFLLLHCDQDSISRRKLLHDIFEDLIQRLVDFSFEENIFAAQPCRDNTLYLLQLMDEMLVAEIDHKILFPENSSEVSIDSSELESQKNFSSALSQVVQGEFNNQTSRNPWGGKHSTTHEGEVINDKWWDLYENLWIIISEINGKGPSKMMLKSSAAGPSLGQRARGLVESLNIPAAEMAAVVVSGGIGNALAGKPNKTADKAMLLRGERCPRIVFRLAILYLCRSSLERASRCAQQVIALLPSILAADDEQSKSRLQLFIWSLLAVRSEYGVLDDGARLHVISHLIRETINCGKSMLASSIVGRDDSSDTGSNSKDTSSIHSIIQKDRVLAAVSDEAKYIKSSISDRTRQLEELHARMDENSTVETTNKKAFEDEIQNSLNSIVALDDSRRSAQQLVHEEEEQNVAEKWMHMFRTLIDERGPWSANLFPNGVIKHWKLDKTEDAWRRRPKLRQNYHFDEKLCLPPSSSSNEDTLPVNETKNSFVGHIPEQMKQFLLKGVRRITDEVISEAGENDAETSGQTTPIPDDPSESQRLDLVGDSSSQNEIVQDKRDSSSTSQETETSEVLMSVQCVLVTPKRKLAGNLAVKKNFLHFFGEFLVEGTGGSSVFKNFQASIKSDANKLEQKHKSLNWPIHVNFSPEKVISVDNTVSGNENVQQRQLKHVRRHKRWSVDKIKAVHWSRYLLRYSAIEIFFSDSVAPVFLNFASQKDAKEVGTLIVATRNEFLFPKGSSKDKSGTISFVDRHVALRMAEIARESWRRRDITNFEYLMILNTLAGRSYNDLTQYPVFPWVLADYSSEDLDFNKALTFRDLTKPVGALDVKRFEVFEDRYRSFSDPDIPSAASTMGLIIQAWGLCFITFLG, encoded by the exons GCTGAAAAGAAGAAGCTATTTCATGTCTTCCTCAAGCAATTTTTAATGGTATTTGAGAAATGGGAACCCACTAATGCCAGCCAGTTGCCAGAGGCTGCATTGACAACTGTGCCTCCAGTGGAGTATCCATTGCGGGTTGATGATATAATTGTTGGCTGCTCTGCTGGACACCCTGCAGAAATCATTCTTGCATTGACTGAAGAGATCACACAGTTAACCTCTCTTGTTTCTGAAT TAAACACCAGGGTGGACTCACCAGGGAATTCGACAAGTTTGAGTATCACTTCTGAAGGGCTGCCCTTGTTGAATGCTTTAACAATAATCGTTCGTTCAATGCATAACTGCAGAGTTTTTGGATACTATGGCGGGATTCAAAAGCTAACTGCATTAATGAAAG gGGCTGTTGTCCAACTAAAATCAATAACAAGTGAACTATCTGGCGACGAGAGTCTGTCTAGTATTTCTCTAGATAAGACCAGACTTTTGCAACAAATACTTTTATATGTGGTGTCCATAATATGTGgttatattgatttaaatacaaatttatatgaGAAAGCACAGTTGTTCAGTAGCCATGCAGAGTTTTTCACCCCCAGTTGGGGTGCATCTTCCAATGAATCTTCTAGTGGTGTGAAGGTTCCTACTGAAACGAGGCTATATTGGCATCAGAGGGCAGTTGTGTCAGTGATGGAAGCTGGTGTTCTTAACTGGTTAGTAG AGTTGCTGCGAGTCATCAGAAGGTTGAGCATGAAAGAACAAAGGACAGATTTGTCACTTCAATATTTGACTTTGTGGACTCTTCATCTAGCATTATCCAATAATCCACGTGgtcaaaatcattttaaaagcaTTGGAGGGCTTGAAGTTCTGCTGGATGGACAAGGACTTCCATCAATTAATGTGCTATTGTGGAGGAACGCCTCTCATGTTGGTGATGAAAG GTTTGCATTCTATTGCAGAGGCGAGAATCCCTTGCTGAAAGTATTCCAGTTACATGTACTGTCTTTGACAGTTCTAAGAGAGGCTGT CTTTGGTAATATGAACAACCTGCAGTTCCTATGTGAAAATGGAAGAATTCATAAATTTGCAAATAGCTTTTGTTCGCTTTCCTTCTTGCTTCAAGAGTGTGAGCGGAATACAAAGGATTTGTCTGTACAGGATGATTGCCAAATTCCTGTTTCTGActtggaaaatgagaatcatgTAAAGATGGAACGATCTTTTCCCCTTCCAGCTGATGCTGCTTATTTTAAACTTTGGAATGAATATGTTGTCAAATTGAGTGGGGTGCTGTGTTCTTTCATTGTTGCTCCTGAAAATATTAAACCTCACCATGTCCAAACAAACACTGGTCGCATTGGAATGCCAATTTCTGCAGCATATGGTGAACTTTCAATTAAGTGGGTCATGGGGGTTCTTCTTACAGTCTTTCCATGCATCAAGGCTTGTTCAAATCAAAAGGAGTTGCCTAACCATTTAAG GGTCTTTGCTAATGTCCTACAACACTCTGTACTTGATGCCTTTACGAAGGTTCTTGTTTCATCACCTGTATCACTTGAAATATTCAGGAAAGAGGGGATATGGGACCTTATCTTCTCTGAGAATTTTTTCCACTTCGGACCAGATTCAGAAGAAATGGCTGGAGAGTGTGGCAGTTACAATCAAGGGTTCCCAGGACAGCTTGACAGAAACTTGTCCTCTAGTAGCATTTCCAATCAAACAAAGATTAGTAGTTTTGAGATCCTTCAGATGGAAGTAATCTCCTTTGTGGAATTTGCTGCAACTTGCAATGGAACTGTGGATAACTTG ctTGAGGTTTCTGTTTTACTGGATGCCTTAGAACAATGTGCATGTCATCCTGACATCGCTGTTGTTCTTGCAAAGAGTCTACTGCATATATTGCAGCTTTTGCCAGAGAAAACGATTGCCTCCTTCAAGTCTCTAAGTGCAGTTTCTCGGGTCCTCAAAGTTGCATGTATTCAAGCCGAAGAGTGTAGAAGGTCTGGAAATATGAGCCCTTCTCTTGAGAGTAAAACACTACCACTTCATGGTGGTCAGAAACCTAATTCAGAAAAGATGGGCCAAAGTTGGTTTACATGCATGGATACATGCATGGAGCTCTTCACAAAATTTTTCTCAATTGCTGATGATGCAGGGAGTTTGGTTTTGTGTGACTGGACTTGCAttgattgtttgtttgatttattttgggaAGAAGGCATGAGAAATCATGTGTTTGAGAGCATCCTTGACCTCATGAAG TTAGTTCCATCATCTCTAGAAGATCAGAAGGCAAAGTTGCATTTATGTTCAAAGTATTTAGAGACTTTCACTCAAATAAAGGAAAGGGAGAAAAGTTTTGCAGAGCTGTCTATCAATCTATTGGTTGGAATGAGAGAGATGCTCATGACCGATCCTGCG TACTACCAAGCCTTGTTTCGTGATGGCGAATGCTTTTTACATGTTGTCTCATTACTAAATGGTAATCTTGATGAGGTGTATGGAGAGAAGTTGGTTCTAAATGTCCTTCAAACTCTGACCTGCCTCCTAGAAAATAATGATGACTCAAAG GCTTCGTTTAGAGCCTTAGTTGGCAAGGGTTATCAGACAATGCAAAGTTTGCTATTGGATTTTTGTCAATGGCGTCCAAGTGAAGCACTTTTAAATGCACTTCTTGATATGCTTGTCGATGGAAAGTTTGATATAAAATCAAGCCCTCTCATAAAG AATGAGGATGTGATCATTCTTTATCTCGGTGTTCTACAGAAG AGCAGTGACTCTTTGCGGCACTATGGTCTCAACATGTTCCAGCAACTGCTCAGGGATTCCATTTCCAACCGAGCCTCATGTGTCAGAGCAGGAATGCttaattttcttcttgattGGTTTTCTCAAGAAGATAATGACAGCACCATTTTGAAAATTGCGCAATTGATTCAGGTCGTTGGTGGGCATAGCATATCTGGGAAGGATATCCGTAAAATCTTTGCTCTTCTCCGAAGTGAAAAAGTCGGGATGCGGCAGCAGTACTGCTCACTATTATTGACCACTGTTTTGTCAATGCTCAATGAGAAGGGCCCAACTGCTTTTTTTGATTTCAACGGGAATGATTCT GGGATTATAGTTAAAACACCTGTGCAGTGGCCTCTCAGcaagggtttttctttttcgtgCTGGCTTAGAGTGGAAAGCTTCCCTAGAAATGGAACAATGGGtcttttcagttttctttctGAAAATGGAAAAGGGTGCTTGGCAGCTGTTGGAAATGAAAGGCTTATTTATGAG TCAATTAATCTGAAGCGGCAGCGTATTCAATTTCACATTAATTTAGCCAGTAAGAAATGGCATTTTCTTTGCATAACTCATAGCATTGGGCGGGCATTTTCTGGGGGTAGCCTGTTGAGATGTTATGTGAATGGTGATCTCGTGGCATCTGAACGATGCAG ATATGCAAAAGTTAATGAATTATTGACAAGCAGTAGTATTGGCATGAAAATTAATTTGCctcataatgaagaagaaatttttcCGGACTCCATTCgagatttcttctcttttcatgGTCAGATTGGTCCTGTCTACTTGTTTAGTGATGCCATTTCCTCTGAGCAAGTCCAGGGCATCTATTCCTTGGGACCAAGCTATATGTACTCGTTCCTTGATAATGAAGCCACACCTTTTTATGATAGCTCATTGCCCAGTGGAATTCTTGATTCTAAAGATGGCCTGTCATCAAAAATTATCTTTGGACTCAATGCCCAG GCAAGTGATGGCAAGAAGCTGTTTAATGTTTCACTGGTAACAGATCATGCATTAGATAAGAAGGCATTTGAAGCAACTGTTATGGCTGGTACACAGTTATGTTCACGACGCATGCTGCAACAGATAATTTACTGTGTCGGTGGCGTGTCTgtgttttttcctctcatttccCAATCTGATAGGTATGACAATGAAGAAAGTGGATCCTTTGAACATGCATTGCTTACACCAATCACAAAAGAACGCCTAACAGCTGAGGTTATTGAGCTTATAGCTTCTGTCCTAGATGATAATTTAGCAAATCAGCAGCAAATGCATCTTCTTTCTGGATTTTCAATACTGGGATTTTTATTGCAATCAGTTCCACCAGAGCTACTCAATTTGGAGACCCTTTCAGCTTTGAAACATCTGTTTAACCTTGCTGCAAATTGTG GGTTAGCTGAGCTGCTTGTTAAAGATGCCATATCTTGCATCTTTCTTAATCCTTTCATCTGGGTCTACACAGTATACAAGGTGCAGCGAGAGCTTTACATGTTTCTCATCCAGCAATTTGACAATGATCCAAGATTACTCAAGAGTCTCTGTCAACTACCTCGTGTTATTGATATAATTCGTCAATTTTATTGGGACAACTCAAAATCTCGGTTTGCTATTGGAAGCAAGCCTCTTCGGCATCCCATTACCAAAGTTATTATTGGAGAGAGACCTAATAGAGAAGAAACTCACAAAATTCGTCTTCTTTTATTGAGTCTCGGTGAGATGAGCCTCAG GCAATGCATTGGCACTGCAGACATAAAGGCAATAATAGCCTTCTTTGAAACAAGCCAGGATACGGCATGCATTGAGGATGTTCTGCATATGGTCATCCGTGCTCTCTCTCAAAAACAACTGCTTGTTGCTTTCCTTGAACAAGTTAATCTCATTGGTGGTTGCCACATTTTTGTTAATCTTCTTCAGAG GGAATATGAGCCTATCAGACTTCTCAGCTTGCAGTTTCTGGGAAGACTTTTGGTTGGTTTACAATCTGAGAGGAAGCCACCAAGACTCTTCAATCTTTCTGTTGGGAGATCTAGATCTGTTTCAGAAAGCCAGAAGAAAGTCAGTTCAAAAATGCAGCCAGTCTTCTCAGCTATATCTGATAGGTTGTTCAGATTTCCACTAACAGATAATTTGTGTGCAGCCTTGTTTGATGTTCTTCTTGGTGGTGCTAGTCCCAAACAG GTTTTGCAGAAATATAACCAGGTTGACAAGCAGAGAAGCAAAGGAAATAATTCTCATTTTCTTGTTCCTCAAATCTTGGTTATCATATTCGGATTCTTGTCTAGCTGTGAGGATGTATCCActagaatgaaaataataagggaTCTGCTTGATCTGCTTGATTCAAATTCTTCAAACATTGAAGCTTTGATG GAATATGGATGGAATGCATGGTTAACAGCCACTTTAAAACTTAACGTGATCAAAGACTATATAGTTGAGTCTCAAGACCAAACTCATAGTGAGAGACTCGAGCAGAATTTGGTGAGGAGTTTATTTTGTGTTGTTCTTTGCCACTATATGCTTTCAGTGAAAGGTGGCTGGCAACAGTTGGAAGAGACAGTGAATTTTCTACTCCTGCATTGTGACCAA GACAGCATCTCACGTAGAAAGTTGCTTCATGATATCTTTGAGGACCTGATTCAAAGGCTGGTAGACTTTTCTTTTGAGGAAAATATCTTTGCTGCACAACCTTGTCGGGACAATACATTATATCTTCTACAACTGATGGATGAGATGCTCGTTGCTGAAATTGATCATAAGATTTTG TTTCCAGAAAACAGCTCTGAAGTGTCGATTGATTCTTCAGAACTAGAAAGTCAGAAGAATTTTAGTTCTGCACTCTCTCAGGTTGTGCAAGGAGAATTTAATAATCAGACATCTAG AAATCCGTGGGGTGGCAAGCATTCAACCACACATGAAGGTGAAGTAATCAATGATAAGTGGTGGGATTTGTATGAAAATTTGTGGATTATTATCAGCGAGATCAATGGCAAAGGGCCAAGCAAGATGATGCTTAAATCATCAGCAGCAGGACCATCATTGGGTCAAAGAGCACGTGGCTTAGTAGAATCATTGAATATTCCTGCAGCAGAAATGGCTGCGGTTGTTGTGTCAGGGGGGATTGGCAATGCATTAGCTGGAAAACCAAATAAAACTGCTGACAAAGCTATGCTTTTAAGAGGGGAGAGGTGCCCAAGAATTGTTTTCCGACTTGCTATTCTGTATCTTTGCAGATCTTCCCTAGAAAGAGCATCTCGGTGTGCGCAACAGGTTATTGCACTTTTACCTTCTATTCTGGCTGCTGATGATGAGCAAAGTAAGAGCAGGTTGCAGCTTTTCATATG GTCTTTGCTTGCTGTAAGGTCTGAATATGGGGTGTTAGATGACGGTGCTCGTCTTCATGTTATATCTCACCTAATTCGAGAAACAATCAACTGTGGTAAATCGATGCTGGCTTCTAGCATTGTGGGTAGAGATGACTCTTCTGATACAGGGAGTAACTCAAAAGACACCAGCTCTATTCACAGTATAATTCAAAAGGATCGAGTGCTTGCAGCG GTTTCTGACGAGGCAAAATacataaaatcatcaatatctgACCGCACCAGGCAGTTGGAGGAGCTCCATGCTAGGATGGATGAGAATTCCACTGTGGAAACTACTAACAAGAAAGCATTTGAAGATGAGATACAAAATAGTTTGAACTCAATTGTTGCTTTGGATGACAGTAGAAGATCTGCACAGCAGCTTGTGCACGAGGAAGAGGAGCAAAATGTTGCA GAGAAGTGGATGCACATGTTCCGCACATTGATTGATGAGAGAGGTCCGTGGTCAGCTAATCTTTTTCCAAATGGTGTTATAAAGCACTGGAAACTTGACAAGACAGAGGATGCATGGAGACGCAGACCCAAGTTAAGACAGAACTATCACTTTGATGAGAAGCTATGTCTTCCTCCTTCCTCCTCTAGCAATGAGGATACTCTTCCTGTAAATGAAACCAAAAATAGTTTTGTGGGCCATATTCCTGAGCAAATGAAGCAGTTTCTATTGAAAGGAGTGCGCAGGATAACTGATGAGGTGATTTCAGAAGCTGGTGAAAATGATGCTGAAACCAGTGGGCAAACAACACCTATCCCTGATGATCCTTCAGAGAGTCAACGCTTGGATCTTGTTGGAGACAGTAGCAGTCAGAATGAAATTGTACAAGACAAAAGAGATTCTTCTTCCACTTCACAAGAAACAGAAACTAGTGAG GTTCTCATGTCTGTTCAATGTGTACTTGTAACACCAAAAAGAAAACTGGCTGGAAATTTGGCAGTCAAGAAAAATTTCTTGCACTTTTTTGGTGAGTTTTTGGTTGAAGGTACTGGAGGATCATCTGTATTCAAAAACTTCCAAGCTTCTATCAAGTCAGATGCAAACAAGCTTGAACAGAAACATAAGTCTCTTAACTGGCCTATACATGTCAATTTTAGCCCTGAAAAGGTGATTTCTGTTGATAATACAGTCTCAGGAAATGAAAATGTGCAGCAAAGGCAGTTAAAACATGTGAGGCGACATAAAAGATGGAGTGTTGACAAG ATAAAGGCTGTCCATTGGAGTCGTTATCTGCTTAGATACAGTGCAATAGAGATTTTCTTCAGTGACTCTGTTGCTCCTGTCTTCTTGAATTTCGCATCACAGAAGGATGCAAAAGAAGTTGGAACATTAATAGTTGCTACTCGAAATGAATTCTTGTTTCCAAAAGGAAGTAGTAAGGACAAGAGTGGGACTATTTCATTTGTTGATAGGCATGTAGCCTTGCGGATGGCAGAAATTGCCAGGGAGAGTTGGAGGAGAAGGGATATAACGAACTTTGAATACCTGATGATCCTCAACACACTTGCAGGAAGATCTTACAATGACTTAACACAGTATCCTGTCTTCCCTTGGGTTTTGGCAGATTATTCCTCTGAGGATCTTGATTTTAACAAGGCTTTGACCTTTCGGGATCTTACTAAACCTGTTGGAGCTCTTGATGTAAAACGTTTTGAG GTGTTTGAAGACAGGTATCGCAGCTTCTCTGATCCTGATATACCCAG CGCAGCTTCTACTATGGGTCTCATTATTCAAGCATGGGGATTGTGCTTTATTACCTTCTTAGGTTAG